Genomic window (Nitrospirales bacterium LBB_01):
CTCGCCCTACCCATACGCCAACTGCCAGCCGGTCGTCAAACCCCATAAACCACGCATCGGCAAAACTATCTGTCGTGCCGGTTTTACCATACACAGTTTTGTTTAGCGCCATTGCTGCGTTTCCGGTACCCGACGTTATTACTCCCCTGAGAAGCTCTTTTAATTCTGAGTCCACATTTTCGTCTATCACGTTCTTATAGGATGTTTTCATCTCCTGAAGAGGTACGCCGTCTTTGTTGGTAATCTTCACTATGGAATATGGAGCGTAACGGTTTCCACTGCTAAAGGCAGCGTAGGCATAAGTCAACTCTAAGAGAGTCAGGTCGGAGGCGCCAAGAGCAGACGGCATGTAGGGTTGTACGGGATTTTTAATGCCAAGCACTTTAGCTGTCTCTATAACTTTCTTAATTCCAACCTTATCGGCAAGATACACAGTGGCAGCGTTTAATGAGTGCGCAATGGCATAGCGCAGCGTTACCTCACCGTTATATTCACGGTCATAGTTTTGAGGCGTCCATATGTCAGACTTGCTGCTTCCGGTAAAACTTATCGGTGCGTCCATGATAGTGCTGTCAGGGGTAAATCCCTCATTAAGGGCTGTCAGATAGACAACCGGTTTAAAAGAAGATCCCGGCTGTCGTATCGCCTGAGTTACTCTGTTAAACTGTGTTTCCCAAAAGTCCGTACCTCCTACCATCGCCTTAATTGCTCCGGTTTGGGTATCTACGGCAAGGAGAGCCACTTGAACGTTTTTCCGTTTCCGTTTAGCTAAATTATTCACGCCAAACAAAACCGCTTTTTCCGCTATTTTTTGCAGACGGTAATCAAGTGTCGTATAAATTTTAATACCTGCGGTGTAGAGTCTTTCGCCGTATTCGTCCTCAAGCTCGTTCTTTATATAATCTATAAAATATGGTGCGTTGTAGCGCCTTGTGTGCTGGTTTGTAGGTAGGGGTACTTTCATAGCTTTCTCACATTGTGCGTCGGTTATGAAGCCAGCTGCAAGCATCCGTTTAAGAACAAAATTTCTCCTCTGCAGGGATTTTTGAGGATTCTTAAACGGTGAATAAGTGGTTGGAGCTTTGGGTATGGCGGCCAAAAGAGCTGCCTCAGCTATGTTCAAATCAGAGGTAGATTTGCCAAAATAAGTATAAGATGCCGCCTCAATGCCATAAGCACGTGTGCCAAAGTATGTCTGGTTTAAGTACAGCCCTATTATCTCATCTTTTGTATAGTGGCGCTCAATTTGCAGAGAAAGTGTCGCCTCCTTAAGCTTTCTCTCAAGTGACCTTTCAGGCTTTAAAAACAACATTTTGGCCAACTGTTGTGTTATGGTGCTGCCGCCCTGTACGAAAGACTTAGCCTTAATGTCTTCATACATTGCTCCAAAAATTCTTACAAAATCTATTCCCCTGTGCTTATAAAACCGTGCATCTTCTACCGCTATGAATGCCTTCTTAACGTGGTTGGGAATCTTATGGTATGGAACAAAGGTTCGTCTTTCTATGAAAAGCTCGGCCAGAAGTTCGTTATCTGCCGAGTAAACAAGGGATGTTTGAAGAGGGGTATATTCCTCAAGCATCTTGATTTTGGGTAAATCAGAAAGAGTCCAAAACAAAAATCCGCCGCCAAAACCCAGCGACAGGGCTATAGCCATAATGATAAAACCTATTAGAAAGGAAAGAAATCCCCGTTTTTTTTTGGGCTTCGCAGGCTCTTTGCGTGGCACCCGCTGTGCTGCTCTCTTTTCAACCATTAGTAGCTATTTCAAACCCCTTTGTACAGAGTAACAGCAAGCTGATAAAAAAATCAAATTTTAAATTAAATTGCCTATGCAGTTAACGCCGTCAAATGTATTTCTGTCAGCAACTGATAGACTTAAAAGGACTGGATTCCCGCTCGTAGGCGGGAATGACAAAGAAGGGTCGCCATTCTGTTGTTTTCTTGTCATTCCTTTTCTATCATTCCTTTTTTCTTCTGTCATTCCTGCGAAGGCAGGAATCCAGTTTTTTCTTTGCGGAGCTAAGGGCATAAGCAAATAAATTAATAGAATTAATCTGCTTTAAAAATCTGATTTTACTGAATTGTAAAGTTGACGCTGGAATGGTGCTTGACTTTTTAAATAAATACGTATATGCTATTTACATCAGGTACATTCCCTTGGAACGTAGGTTTCTATATTATTTTTTGATAGTTCGCTATGTGGGACAGGGCTGGAGGTAGCGGGATGGTTTTTGTCTTTTTTTTTAGCTGTAATTCTGTCGCACGCCAGATAATCACAGGGGATAGGTACAGTATAGAAATACTGTTTGGTCCGTTGGAACAGCAGAGAGTACAATTAAACAAGTATACATACTTGTTTAATTGTATGTATGTATGTATGTATGTATGTATGTATGTATGTATGTATGTATGTATGTATGTATGTATGTATGTATGTATGGGGCGCAAAATTACCATTTCCTCACGAGAACTTCACAACCTCTGTATAAAAATACTGTTGACTGATATGCACAAGAAGTGGACTTGCAGCTATGGAATCTGAAAACATACTTAAGAGATTAAGCATCTTATGCGTAGAGGATGAGAAGGCAGTAGAAGGTATTATTTATAGATACATGAAAAGGCGATTTGGGATAGTGTATATGGCATACAATGGTAAAGATGGTTTAGAAATGTATTTACAACACAGGCCTGATATTGTAATAACTGATAATAAAATGCCAATTATGGATGGAATTACAATGTCAAATCTTATCTTAGAGATAAACAATAAACAACCGATTATTATAACAAAGTCTTTTATTGATGATGAGGATATTAGATGTAACACATATACAATTATTAAGAAACCTGTTGATATGATAAAATTGATGGATGCACTTTATAATTATTTAAGATTGGTATAATTGAGAGTATGGGAGGCAGTATCACGTGCAAAAATGTAGATGGTGGTGCTGAGTTCAGGATAAATCTTTGATAATTCAGGGGGGAGGACAGAGTCCCTCCCCCAAACTAAATTACTTTATGGCTTCTATTCTTCTTCGTCTTTTTTCGTTCTTTCGCTGATTATTTTTTGTGCCAGATGTTGAGGGAGTTCCTCGTAATGTGAAAATTCCATAGTGTAAAGTCCCCGTCCTGAAGTTATGCTGTGAAGCTGGTTAGCATAAGTCAGCATTTCAGACATGGGAACAAGGGCTGTGACTTTTTGGTTGCCGCCCGGACTTGAATCCATTCCCTGAACCTTGCCGCGCTTAGAGTTTAAATCGCCGATTACAGCGCCGAGGTTTTCGTCAGGGCATACTGCCTCCATTTTCATAACAGGCTCAAGAATTACCGGATGAGCGTCGGCAACAGCCTTTTTAATGGCAAATGAGCCGGCTATCTTAAATGCCATTTCAGAGGAATCCACAGCATGATAGCTGCCGTCAAAGATAGTTACACGAATATCCACCATTGGATACCCAGCAATGATACCGCCCTTTAACTTTTCTACGATGCCTTTTTCAACTGCCGGAATGTACTGTCTTGGCACTGAACCACCGACGACTTTATCCACGTACTCAAACCCGGAGCTGCGCGGAAGCGGCTCTATCTCTATCCAGCAGTCTCCGTACTGCCCACGACCGCCGGACTGCTTTTTGTACTTGCCCTGTGCTTTAGCGCGCGCCGTTATTGTCTCACGATAGGCAATCGTCGGGGTTTTCATCTCAACCTCTACTCCAAACTTTCTCTTAAGTTTGTGAAGAGTGACCTCTATGTGAACCTGTCCCATGCCGGAGATTATCATCTCATTGGTCTCATCCTCACGGTGAAAGCGAAGTGTGGGATCCTCATCCAAAATCCTATGAAGTCCGGAGCTGACCTTTTCCTCATCCCCTTTAGTTTTTGGCTCTATAGCGTACGATATAATAGGCTCGGCAAACTTCACATCAGGCAGCTTTACGTGTGTGGTCTCGTTGCAGAGTGTGTCGCCTGTGCCGGTTTCTTTTAGTTTTGCCACAACTCCGATTTCCCCTGGGCCAAGCACCTGAGCTGGCGTTTGCTTTTTACCCAGCATGTACAATACCTGACCGATTCTCTCCTTTACACCCTTTGATGAATTAAAGATTGTGGTATCAGGCCTGAATGTACCCGAAAAAACTCTGAAAATCGTAAGTTTCCCTGCATAAGGATCGGCTACGGTTTTTAGCACATAAGCGGCGGGATGCTCGGCGCTCTCAGGTTTAAGAACAACATCCGAATTATCTTTTAAATTTTTGGCCGTTACGGGTTTATATTTTACTCTGTCAGCTGGAGATGGAACGCAGAATAAAATTGAATCAAGAAGCGCTTTTATGCACAGGTTTTTCTCAGCGGAACCGCAGGTTACAGGCAAAAAACACCGTCTGTTAACACCGTCCTGTACACCGTTTATCACCTCATCATCTGTAAGCTCGCCGGTTTCAAGGTATTTCTCAAGCAAAGCATCATCTGCCTCAGCTACGACCTCTACCAGTTTTTTTCTGTACTCTGCTGCCTTTTCCGACATATCTGAGGGAATTGCAGTCTCCTCAAAACCTGTGCCCTTAAAGATATATGCTTTCATTTTAAGTAAATCCACATATCCATTAAAAGCAGCAGCCTCACCGATTGGCAGCATCACAGGCAGCGGTTCAATTGAAAAGGCATCCTGAGCCTGCTCTAATGCTGAGTAAAAGTTCGCATTTTCCTTATCTATCTCATTAACAAAAACCATAGCAGGCGTTTCAAACTCAGTGATATAGTTCCAAATCTTTTGCGTTTCGGCTTTTACACCGCTTTCTGCTCCTATCACTATTATGGCACAATCGGCTACCCTCAAACATCCCCTTGCATCCTCTATAAAATTTATAAACCCCGGCGTGTCCATCACGTTTATCTTATGCCCGGAGTAGTCAAACGTTGCTACGGCTGATGTTATAGAGGCCATACGCTCTATCTCCTCAGGGTCAAAATCGCTGACCGTGTTACCGTCTGACACAGTTCCCATCCTACCGATAACTCCGGCACTTAGAAGAAGAGCCTCTGTGAGGGTTGTCTTACCTGAGCCGCTGTGTCCTACCAATGCTATGTTACGTATTTTTCCCACTTCGGTGTTTCCCATTGTGTGTCCCCCTTTATGCTTTATATTAAAATTTACATTAATTTGTCTGCTTTAAAGTATTTGTGTCACTACGGGTTTATTTTCTGTTGTTCTCTCCAGTTTTCGTGATATTAGGCTTGCAATGGCAAAAAGCATGGCAAAAGCGCCAAGCCCCGATATTGCAGAGATAAGCTCGGGCGATGTACCCCTAAAATATTGGGCTAAAAAATATTTTCCCAGAACTGCCCCAGCAATAAGTGCAAGCGCAGGGAATCCATAAACCAAAGCAGTTCCCTTCATATAGGTGTAGCGCCTCATAACGACAACCACACGCTGACCTACTCTGGCCTGAGCCTCGTTAAGCGCCTCCCATTCTACAACATGTTCGCCGTCAGTGCAAGTATCGTTTTGAGGACAATTCTGGCATGTGCCAGTTTTTTGTACCTCCACAATTGCAATATGCCCTCTTACTGCCTTTACAACACCTGTCTCATCCATATCTGAGATTTTAACATAATCGTTTCTTTATAAAAAATAGCTGTTTATAATTTGGCTTTAAAAAAGTAATTTTTCCTTGAGTTAACAGTTCAAAACTGTTATAGTTAAGAATAATTAATGCAATATTGATACCAAGTAGCTGTCAAAAAAGTAAATAACTATTGATGAAAAAGAAGCTGAAACCTAACGTTTTGTTGGTTTGATGAGATTGCTTCGCTACGCTCGCAATGACAAATCTGGGCTGTTTTTTATCTGTCATTGCGAGGAGCGATAGCGACAAGGGGAATCCCCTCTAGGGGAGGGCAATCTCGTCCTAAGTAACCAGCAAATTAATCTGTATAACGGAGAAATTTACCACTATGAACGCTACTCGGTATTAATTAATAAAAGGAGCTTGAGTCTTCGTTCTATATTTCTTTTTAATAAATCTATCTCGTTTGTACGCAGTACAATTTTCGGATCAAATGCCGTAAAATATGACCTTGGTCCAGTCAAACTATGAGGGTCCAACCTTATCATCATTATATGTTGTCTGAGATATATACTATGGCACAATAGACTTATTTATATCAAGCAATTAAATGCTTTTCTGTATTTTTTCACAGGACATACGTAAGCGCTCAACACTTGCGATTTTTCACCTGATGTCAAACAATTCTGTTCCCATTACCTAAGTCCTTCAAGTTTATCACTAATCAAAATAGTTGCTGTTCCTTTTATCTTTAACAAATCTCTTTGTAGTTTTTCAGATTTTCCCCTTATAAAGCGAATCTGCTCTTCTACTGAAAAACTTTTTGTTTCTTCATAATATTTATCGCGAATATTTCGAATTATCTCAACTGCTTTCACAGCCATATAATGTCACCTCCCTTGGTGAATAAATTGAAAGCTGTTTATAACCCATTTCAAGATTTACGGCATTAAATCTCTGTATTTTTTTAAAATGAACAATATGTTTGAAATTCCAACTTACTAATAAATCTGACTCGGCAATCGTCGCTATTGCTATATGAAGCGCATCGTTGCGGTAATTCTGAGATAAAATGTTATGGCTTAATTAAACATCAGCCAACTCTATTGCTTCTGAATTAACCATGTGAATTTCTTTGGTACAGTCCCTAAACTCACTGTAAATATCTTTAACTTCATTTGGTGCATCCTGTATTTCAGCATCAATCAATTCTGAAAGCAATAGAGTAAAAGTCCCTGATTTAAAATCAGAGAGAAGTCCACGTGACCATTGTTGAAATTCTATATCACAACATCCACCTATCACAGATGTATCTACATAAATAACTGCTTTCTTCATAATTATATTTTAGCATTATAAATAACTATTTTGATGGTTCCAAGGAATCCGAGTTTTGTATTACGGGTGTTTATTTAACTGCACGCACATGACGTAAGGCAGCTTTCTATAGTTCATGCAGCCGTTACAGGAGATGCAGGCTGCGCGCTCGGTGCCCTTTTCAAATAAAGCCGGCAGATTGGGCTGTCTGATAAGAGGTCTGCCAAATGATATAAGGTCGGCATATCCTTCTTTTAAAATATTCTCAGCTACTGATTTGGAACGAACCCCTCCAACCACCATTATAGGCACTGTAACCGCTTTTTTAAACTCCATTCCTGCTATGCGATTATACGCCTCGTCCGTGACCTCAAGTATTTTAGGTCTTGCCGTCTTAACTTTAGATTCGTACATGCTGGTGCTGACCTCTATGGCATCTATTGAGGCGCTCTGAAGACGTTTTGCCGTTCTTAGGGCCTCAGGAAGCGTTACGCCTCCCTGCATATAATCGTCATAGTTCATTTTTATAAACACAGGGTAGGCATCTCCGACCTCTTTTCGGATAGCTTTTAGCATCTCTCCTACAAAAGTAAATCTGCGCTCTTCATCGCCGCCCCATGCGTCATCGCGCCGGTTGGTATACCCTGAAAGAAACTGGCTGACAAGGTATCCATGTGCGCCATGAATTTGAACTCCGTCAAAACCCGCCTTTTGCGCCCTTTTAGCGGCAAGTGCAAATGCCCCTATAATCTCCCATATTTCACCCTCTGTCATCTCCCTGGGCATCGCTCTCATAAACGGCTCATACACAGCCGATGGCGCAATATTTTCTTTACTGTCAAGAAGCTCGGGAACGCTCTGTCTGCCTCCGTGAGTTAACTGAAGGGCAATCTTGCCGCCTTCTTTATGCACCACTGAGGCAATTTCTGACAGCCCCGCAATATACTTATCATCGTACGCACAGAGTATCTTATCCACGGTAAATCCAGTGCGGTGCACCAGCGTATTGCCGCTTATGATTAATCCTACACCGCCGACAGCTAAGTCTTTGTATAGTTTAAATATTCTATCTGTAACAAATCCGTCGTCATCGGCCATTTTCTCATAACAAGCCGAACGCACCATCCGGTTTCTTAACTCTATTGTCTTAAGGTTATATTTTTCTAATAACATGTTAAATCCCTCCTGCTAAATAGTACAAAAAAAAAGGTCATTTGTCAAATTAACTTCGCACAAGCAATTCGTGGGGTTGCTATTTTACTTTTAAAATGTTACAATATGTCCCGCTTCAGCCAAGTATCATCAGGCAGAGGTAGGTTAAGAAATGGAGAGGTGGCCGAGCGGTCGAAGGCAGCCGCCTGCTAAGCGGTTGTGGGGGTAATACTCCACCCAGGGTTCGAATCCCTGCCTCTCCGGTTATAACTTGTTGGTAATAAAGGGAATTTTGGACTTGTAATAAGGCTTGGTGACGGTTCATTAGTTTCGGTAATTAATTTTTAGGTTTAATTTTAGCTATTTCTCAATCATTAATTATAAAAGGGGTTGGCATAAAGGTAACTATAAAAATAAGCAGGGACAGGAAAGCAACTTTTTTTCTTGAAGGATCAAGCGGTATATCTGAAAAATAAACCGGAGGATGATGCAGCTTAAGCACAACCATTAAAAAAGCCCACATTAGCCATCCCTCCCAATATAAAATTCCCATACAGAAGAGCACAACCACAACCACTCTTGACGACCACTTATGTCCGATGTCTGTTACTGCGTATGCAATGTGGCCTCCGTCAAGCTGCCCGACCGGCAGCAGATTTAGCGAGGTTATAAATAGACCTATCCATCCGGCAAACGCTACTGAGTTTAACATTATGTCATGTCCGGCTGGAGGCGTTCCAAGTATAAGTTTTGACATAAATGTAAATAATATTGAATCGCCAAGAATCAATCCCTGATTCCCTGATATCTCCACTATTTTTGAACCCATAAGCCCAATAATTGAGGCTGCCACGGAGAAAATAAACCCGATTACCGGCCCTGATGCCCCAATGTCAAGCAGCGCTGTGCGTGTTTGTATGGGAGATTTCATCTTTATAAATGCCCCAAAGGTGCCAAAGATAGAGGGTGCCGGTATAAAGTAAGGAAGCGTTGCATGTGTATTATGTTTGACCGATGATATATAGTGCCCAAGTTCGTGTGCAAGAAGTATCGTCAATAGAGTTAATGCAAAAGGCAGCCCCTCATAAAATCTCTCCGGTGATTTAATCGGGCTTATACCCTTTTGAAACATACCGGCAACTATCGTTGACAAGAGCGTCAGAAAAAAAAGTATCACGTGCAGAGCCGTTATTTTTTGTACATGGGCATATGCTTTCATAAGTTGTCTTATACCATATAATACCTTATTTTAAGAAAGTCTATATAAAAAATAAGAATTCTATCCGCAGATTGCACAGATTTTCGCAGATTTTTTCATCTGTGTCATCTGCGTCATCTGCGGATTAATACTCAGTTTTTTTGTCATTCCTGCGAAGGCAGGAATCCAGTTTTTCTATTAGCAGAGTTAACTGCATAGGCAATTTAAATAATTTCCCTGTTAAATCATATTCGCTGGCATCGGTTATGGTTACATTTATATAACCGGACAAAATATCTGCATCAATTTTCTCACCGTTGTTTAATTCTATAATAACATTTCCATCTATTTCGGGAGCGTGTCTTTGCAGCCGTCCGATAAGAACACCCTCTCCTACCTCATCAATGAGAGCAGGGTATGTGCCGCCGATTAGCTTAAGATTTTTCTCGTAAGATATTTTTGCCTGAAGCATCATTATGTCATCAATTCGGGTTTTTTTGGTTTTTTCGGATACCTTCTTTGTCATGCCAAATGATGGTGTGCCCTCCTCATCAGAATATGCAAATACGCCGACATGGTCAAATTGTGCCTCATTTACAAAAGACGTCAGGGCGGTAAAGTCATGATGAGTTTCACCGGGGTGCCCCACAATAAATGTTGTACGAAAAACGGCATTAGGTATTTCTGAGCGGATTTTTTCAATCAGCTTTAAATACTGTGTACTGCTGCCGCCGCGTCCCATTGCCTTAAGAACTCGCTCCTCAGAGTGTTGAAACGGGATGTCAAAATATTTCAACACCTTCTCCTCATCCCTTACACACGCTATAAGCTCATCGGTTAAAGAGGTCGGATATAGATACAGAAGACGTAACCAAAAGTCGCCGGCAAGTGCCGCAACTTTCCTTATCAATGTGTTAAGTGATGAGCTTGTGTCAGAGCCATACGATGTAAGGTCTTGTGCCACAAGAATCAATTCCCTTTTTCCGGCATCTATATGTTCTTTAGCTTTTTGTACAATCTCCTCAATTGGAAAACTTCTGAAGCCTCCCCGTATTGCAGGTATTACGCAAAAAGAACATTTGCGATTGCACCCCTCGGCTGCTTTTAAATAGGCATAGGGCAGATTAGATGATGTTTTTTTCTCCCCATGTTTTTCTTCTGCTAATCCATCAGAGGTCTTACAGTATCTAACAATATCATCCTCTTTTCCAACTCCCCAGATTGCATCAATTTCAGGAATTTCAGTCATCAACTCATCCCTGTACCTCTCGGCAAGACAGCCAAAGACGAGAATTTTTTTGCCGCTGGCCTTTTCTGCCGTCAGTGAGATGATTTCGTTTATGGACTCACGTTTGGCATCTTCAATAAACCCACAGGTGTTGATAATTATGACAGAGGCATCACTGACTGAGCTTACCGTGTGAATGCCGTGTTTATTAAGAAGGCTTTCCAGATTTTCAGAGTCCACCTGGTTTTTTGGGCAGCCCAAAGTAACTATTAAGGCGGCAGGGGCAGACATCTCTTATTGTTTGTCATCAGGCAGTAGGTTTGCCTCAACAGGTCTATATTTAGATCTAAGTTTAAGTATATAAAATAAAATTGCAAAACTAATAAATCCAGCAATTACAGAGAGTACGGTGTTGCCTATCATAAAAGGCCATAGAAGCGACTCAAGTGTGTCTTCAATGTTTGAGAGCGTTAGTCCTTTAAGATTAAAATCAGATAGAGAGGCAGTGCTGCCGGTTATTTTTATACCAACCCACGTGCCAAAGGTGTATATGGGAATCACTGTCAGTGGATTTGACAAATATACGCCTGTTATTACGGATGCCTTATTAAGTTTAAAAGCCCACGCTGCCATTAAGCCTAAAACTGTGTGAATACCATAAAGCGGTGAAAATCCAAAAAATACCCCGATGCCAAAAGAAAGAGCTATTAGAAACGGAGGATCATCAATCCCAATAAGCTGTTTGCAGGCGCCTTTAATTTTTGAAATGATCATACCCGCAATCCTTTAGTTCTGTTTCATTGCCGTCAGAAGTCTCAATTGTAACACTGCCGCCTTTTACTATATCTCCTATATAAACGGCGTCTGTGACACTGATCCCTCTTGAACATGTAAAAAGCAGCTCATAGTCCTCGCCTCCGCAAAGGCATAAATCAAGAGGGTTAAGATTAAGGTGCTTGCAAAGGGTGGTCATCTCATCAGACAATGGCAGATTCTTTTCATAGATACGTGAGCCGACCCCACTCTCAGCGCAAAGCCGCCTCAGATCCATTGCAAGTCCGTCGCTTATATCCATCATTGAGCTTATATGCTCAGTTTTTGGGAGCGGTTTAACATTTGGCATAAGGTGTCTTGTAATGAGCGGTTTTAGTATATCCCATGACATTGGGAAATAATCTATTGTTTCAGAATTTTCAATACGTACGACTTTTCCAATTTTCTGTAAGGCATGTAATCCAGCCGCAGAGTCTCCCAAACAGCCTGTAACATAAACCCTGTCGCCTGGTTTTGCGCCAGTTCTCATAACTGGAGTTTTCTCGGCAACTCCGATAACAGTAGCGCTCAGTGCCAGCCCAGAGTGGGACGATGTCACATCTCCGCCAATCAGTGATGTGTTATAAATGTCCAAAGCATTTTTCATACCGGTTAAAAAGTCATCAATATTTTCGGAAACCTCAGATTGCGGGGGAATCGACAGCGACAACAGCATGTAGAGAGGGCGTGCCCCCATAGCGTATATATCGCTTACATTTACACTGACTAGTTTATAGCCAACTTGATACAGGGAGCAGTATGAAAGGTCAAAATGAACTCCCTCCATCATAGCATCCGTAGTTACGAGAAGGCTGCCTGACGGCGGGTTTATAACGGCGGCATCATCCCCAATCCCAGCAATGAGTCCCGTCACAGCCGGTTTTAAAAAGCCCCCCCTGATACGC
Coding sequences:
- the thiL gene encoding thiamine-phosphate kinase, whose protein sequence is MDELSLVKRIRGGFLKPAVTGLIAGIGDDAAVINPPSGSLLVTTDAMMEGVHFDLSYCSLYQVGYKLVSVNVSDIYAMGARPLYMLLSLSIPPQSEVSENIDDFLTGMKNALDIYNTSLIGGDVTSSHSGLALSATVIGVAEKTPVMRTGAKPGDRVYVTGCLGDSAAGLHALQKIGKVVRIENSETIDYFPMSWDILKPLITRHLMPNVKPLPKTEHISSMMDISDGLAMDLRRLCAESGVGSRIYEKNLPLSDEMTTLCKHLNLNPLDLCLCGGEDYELLFTCSRGISVTDAVYIGDIVKGGSVTIETSDGNETELKDCGYDHFKN